The following coding sequences are from one Nicotiana tabacum cultivar K326 chromosome 1, ASM71507v2, whole genome shotgun sequence window:
- the LOC142164156 gene encoding uncharacterized protein LOC142164156, with protein MANVVVDDLSRKGRSVGSLSFIQVVEKTLGIDAQARQFDDPQLFDLKITVFRGGSKKLFIGDDGVFQLQCQISFCNMDGLREMILEEAHIYSGATMMYHDLKKHYWLRRMNKKWCWTCFVVFELSAGHVRLSETRWFASKIRYPRVLSKFANFILVMTSYTSEKLAQIYIREILSTDLVHDALERVKSIEEQLRTAQSRKKSYVDRKFHDVAFIEGGKFLL; from the exons ATGGCGAATGTGGTAGTGGATGATTTGAGTAGGAAGGGGAGGAGTGTGGGGAGTTTATCATTTATTCAAGTTGTGGAGAAAACATTGGGTATAGATGCTCAAG CTcgtcagtttgatgatccccaatTATTTGACCTTAAGATCACGGTATTTAGAGGTGGTTCTAAGAAGCTATTCATTGGCGATGATGGTGTATTTCAACTTCAGTGCCAAATTTCTTTTTGTAATATGGATGGTTTGAGGGAgatgattcttgaggaggctcatattTATTCAGGTGCTACAATGATGTACCATGATTTGAAGAAGCATTATTGGTTGCGAAGGATGAATAAAAAATGGTGTTGGACATGTTTCGtggtatttgaattgtcagcaggtcatGTAAGATTATCAGAAAccaggtggtttgcttcaaagaTTAGATATCCCAGAGT ATTGAGCAAGTTTGCAAATTTTATTTTGGTCATGACTTCTTATACTTCAGAGAAATTGGCTCAGATCTATATTAGAGAGATT TTGAGTACAGATTTGGTTCATGATGCTTTAGAAAGGGTGAAGTCGATTGAGGAGCAGCTTCGAACAGCGcagtccaggaagaagagttatgttgataggAAGTTTCATGATGTGGCCTTCATTGAGGGTGGGAAGTTTCTTCTTTGA